The genomic stretch GAAAGTCGGCATCAAAAAGGCTGTGTAGCGCCACCAAGACGCTGCAGCCAGCTTCGCGCGCAAGTTTAGTAACAGATTCTTCGGTAACCTTGGTAGCGCGCATACCCTCAAGAACATCCTTAGGAAGTAGGATCTCTCCCGCGAGTTGATTGCACCAGCGTTCCTCAGATTTTGCGCTATTAGAATCGTTGAGAGATAAATCCGCATCGGACAACGCACTATGGCCAAGCCAGATATGCCCTAGTTCATGTAATAGGGTAAAGATTCTCGCAGAATAACCGTCGGCTCCATTGACAAAAATAAGAGGCGCAATTTCATCACTTAAAGAAAAACCCCGAAACTCTTCGACTCTCAGTTTTCTATGAGTATTGTTTCCTACCACACCGTTAGTAAGCACCAGGATTCCGAGTTCTTCGATCTTGTCGACCAAGTGGCGATACAAACTGGACATATTGCCAATTCGTTTTCGAGAATCAAACCCAAAGTCAAGGAGATCACTGATTTCAGCTGCTACTTCGCTCACGTTATTATTCACGCCTACGGAACCTACGAAAGACAGTTTTTCTGCCTCATTACTTAGGGCGTAGTCGCGATACCAATCCTGGGTGCGCTGCGCATTGTAAATAGTGTCGAGCAGATCCCCGGAAGGCTGGCAAATCACAGAGTCTTTAAGCGTCCGCATGTCGGCTAGAGGTAGATCTTCTTCGGGAGGAGTATCAAGAAAAAGAAATGCGAAAGGCGTATTAGTTTTGGCAGCAATTTTTTTTGCATCCGTGAAAGAAGGAGCACTAACGCCAGATATCCATTCAGGTAACTTCGGAAAATTTTTCTCGAGGTCAGTGACAGTTTTCCTGCTACGCGCCAAAGCCCACTCATAAAGAGGGGGCGCTATACGCAGTTTCGCAGACATTACGCTTCTCCCCCGCAACTTAGAAAATGAACAAAACGCACCAGACGGTTTCTATTTTACTTGCAACAGTGCCTAGACGGCAGCTTTTCCTATTTTTAGGGATGCAGATAAGTAGTTCATCCCCTAAAAAAGATCTGCGTGGGATCCGGTCAGTTGTTTGCGAAACTGCGAGGAATGCTTAATGGCATTGATTTGGTGGTGCTTGCCTGATTCTTTCGAGTTCAGCTCCGAGGCTACAGTCGTAAGAGCTGGTGTCCGCCTGGTGTTGCAGGCTGGTTAGATCGGTGTCGGCGGAGATAAGTCTGCTGGTTAGAGGATTTGATAAAAAATTTCCTAGATAGTGCAGTTCCCACAATTCTTGTAAGTTGGCTCTGCGTAGCAGTCGTCCAGTACCTCGGTGGCAAATGGTAGCTAGCCGTTGATAGGTGACTTCCTCGATCTTGATTTCGAGATTACAATCGAATATTTCAAATTCTGCGTTTGGTTGATATTTGTGGGTTTCTGCAAGAAATTGGGTTTTAAGCAAAACCTTAAGGGCACCGATTTCCAGAGAATTATTTTTGGTCACTGCCCCTAAGGTTGCGCCCGTCCTAAAATCTTCGGAGAGGTAGTCGATGTAGACGTCCTCTACCACCAAGCCCTCGCACATTTTTTGATAGTCAAGGTGTTTGCAACCCGAACAGGTGATCTCAAAAAATCTCATGGCGCCCTTTCTGGGAAACAAGCTGGCAGGTTAAATAAAAAACAGTTGTAGCGTGCTGCACATATTATTAATTCACCCAATTCGTAAGCGGAAGATAGCTTCCGTTATCTGTCCGCTTAGCGCGCCTTCTGGATCCCGGGGAGCTCTATAAAATTGATAGGTGAGCTAAGCGCACTTTCATGCTAGGAACGAAAGCAGAAGAGGTTT from Vaginimicrobium propionicum encodes the following:
- a CDS encoding ImmA/IrrE family metallo-endopeptidase, with product MSAKLRIAPPLYEWALARSRKTVTDLEKNFPKLPEWISGVSAPSFTDAKKIAAKTNTPFAFLFLDTPPEEDLPLADMRTLKDSVICQPSGDLLDTIYNAQRTQDWYRDYALSNEAEKLSFVGSVGVNNNVSEVAAEISDLLDFGFDSRKRIGNMSSLYRHLVDKIEELGILVLTNGVVGNNTHRKLRVEEFRGFSLSDEIAPLIFVNGADGYSARIFTLLHELGHIWLGHSALSDADLSLNDSNSAKSEERWCNQLAGEILLPKDVLEGMRATKVTEESVTKLAREAGCSVLVALHSLFDADFLSWSQYQDLYGGELSAIAERESKGKQTGGGDFYKTLPLRNSPTFTRAVIVSTLEGTTLYRDAFRMLGTKKPQTFRNLAEKLAVG